Proteins co-encoded in one Schaalia radingae genomic window:
- a CDS encoding ChbG/HpnK family deacetylase → MSAERRIVITADDFGMNPASSRIVCDLVASGRVSAVTALANSDDLPAQLNMLRDAGLSSVGLHHEATGGEIADELREQHSRLTDCGMDVIRLDSHCGALYTPEALPAALEFCTHFSLALRMPRTFPTQFFAEGDSSMRSLHAQAVEAADAMGVALPDVMLTNTTPYQDVASYEQLRDSYIAMLDAVPVGVSEVFVHPGVDDQKRQWEARLVVDSQWLEALEERDIRVVDRW, encoded by the coding sequence ATGAGTGCCGAGCGTCGCATCGTCATTACCGCTGATGACTTTGGCATGAACCCCGCGTCCTCGCGCATCGTGTGCGACCTTGTCGCCAGCGGCCGTGTCAGTGCCGTGACCGCCCTCGCCAATTCTGACGACCTGCCCGCGCAGCTGAACATGCTGCGAGACGCCGGACTGAGCAGCGTCGGCCTGCATCACGAAGCAACCGGAGGTGAGATCGCCGATGAGCTGCGCGAACAGCATTCGCGCTTGACTGACTGCGGGATGGACGTCATACGGCTTGATTCGCATTGCGGCGCGTTGTATACGCCCGAGGCGCTCCCCGCCGCACTCGAATTCTGCACCCACTTTTCGTTGGCTCTTCGCATGCCGCGCACCTTCCCCACACAGTTTTTTGCCGAGGGCGACTCGTCGATGCGTTCTCTGCATGCTCAAGCCGTTGAGGCGGCTGATGCGATGGGGGTGGCTCTGCCGGACGTGATGCTCACCAATACGACGCCGTATCAAGACGTCGCCAGCTACGAGCAGCTACGGGACAGTTATATTGCAATGCTGGATGCTGTGCCTGTCGGGGTCAGTGAAGTGTTTGTGCATCCCGGTGTCGATGATCAAAAGCGGCAGTGGGAGGCGCGGCTCGTCGTTGACTCACAATGGCTGGAAGCACTGGAGGAGCGCGATATTCGCGTGGTCGATCGCTGGTAG
- a CDS encoding alpha/beta hydrolase, translated as MSEVLIETPRGLSLSGSFVNPVDSTDCAVLFSHSFLSDRHSGGHFDRLAGHYRTAGYATLAFDYSGHGLSDDDIITLDSHAEDLRAASGWLADQGFHRQLIHAHSYGATVAMNAAPPAATTMVLSGAVLGPVSYDWQAIFSSEQLDELERHGVTTIPDDSPGPRQNFTISRQTLVDLSLVDTKATVDHLTMPVLIIHDADDEEIGLVEMTEEVMPELPLGSSVQVIHGSHFGAGEDAQTLMDLSLEWSRTHVPIRR; from the coding sequence ATGAGTGAGGTCTTGATTGAAACACCCCGCGGGCTCAGCCTGTCGGGTTCGTTCGTCAACCCTGTGGACAGCACTGACTGTGCCGTGCTGTTTTCTCACTCGTTCCTGTCCGATCGTCACTCCGGCGGGCACTTCGATCGCCTCGCCGGGCACTACCGCACGGCGGGGTATGCGACGCTGGCATTTGACTATTCGGGACATGGGCTGTCTGACGATGACATCATCACTCTTGACTCTCACGCGGAGGATCTGCGTGCCGCATCAGGCTGGCTGGCTGACCAGGGTTTCCATCGCCAGCTGATCCACGCGCACTCCTACGGCGCCACCGTCGCCATGAACGCTGCTCCACCTGCAGCGACAACTATGGTGCTGTCCGGGGCGGTACTGGGTCCCGTGTCGTATGACTGGCAGGCTATTTTTTCTTCCGAGCAGCTTGATGAACTGGAGCGTCACGGCGTCACAACCATCCCTGACGATTCACCCGGCCCTCGCCAGAACTTCACGATTTCCAGGCAGACTCTGGTGGATCTGTCGCTGGTCGACACGAAAGCGACAGTGGATCACCTGACCATGCCGGTTCTGATCATTCACGATGCCGACGATGAGGAGATCGGCCTGGTGGAAATGACTGAGGAAGTCATGCCGGAGCTGCCGCTGGGAAGTTCCGTCCAGGTCATTCACGGCTCGCATTTCGGCGCAGGTGAAGACGCTCAAACGCTTATGGATCTGTCGCTTGAGTGGTCACGCACGCACGTTCCGATTCGTCGATAG
- a CDS encoding amino acid permease, with product MTETRKPRRFKTRHLSMIALGSAIGAGFFLGTGQAIASAGPAVLVSYLIAALIAITVMYSLAELSAALPSTGSFSTYAEAGIGRWAGFTVGWMYWFMLIMVLGMEITGAAQIFVQWFPAVPQWIVALVIVVVLGGVNLMAAGDFGEVEAWLAGIKVAAIIMFLLIGVGLLIGFIPGKTAPVMETVLGNGGFAPLGMAGIATGLLAIITSFGGIEIVTIAAAEAEDPQRAMSKAIRSVLWRILVFYVGSVILLICLLPWNSPDMVLNPFATVLNMAGIPAVGRIMEIIVFVALVSAFSANVYSSSRMAYSLCARGMGSPWLLGGSATASDSPDALAHVVTGDSKRDLEAVMAEETAVGDIARGRTPRRAVSLSVILALVSVGLNWWLPEAILGILINAIGMVLLIAWVFIIISQIRLRPILRENHDLPIRMPGWPWTGYLALAGLAVMGVLMALSPSARPQLISMLGLMLIIMGIYWIREKLARR from the coding sequence ATGACTGAAACCAGAAAACCGCGCCGGTTCAAAACGCGCCACCTGTCAATGATTGCTCTTGGCTCAGCGATCGGTGCTGGGTTCTTTCTGGGGACCGGGCAGGCCATTGCATCGGCCGGACCGGCCGTTCTTGTGTCGTACCTGATTGCAGCGCTCATCGCGATCACTGTGATGTACTCGCTGGCGGAACTGTCAGCCGCGCTGCCGTCGACCGGATCGTTCTCCACATATGCCGAAGCCGGCATCGGACGGTGGGCCGGGTTCACGGTCGGATGGATGTACTGGTTCATGCTGATCATGGTGCTCGGCATGGAAATCACAGGTGCCGCACAGATCTTCGTGCAGTGGTTCCCTGCGGTCCCGCAGTGGATCGTCGCCCTCGTCATTGTGGTGGTGCTCGGCGGAGTCAACCTGATGGCAGCCGGTGACTTCGGTGAGGTCGAAGCGTGGCTGGCCGGAATCAAAGTCGCAGCCATCATTATGTTCCTGCTGATCGGCGTCGGTTTGCTGATCGGCTTCATTCCCGGCAAGACCGCCCCGGTGATGGAAACCGTCCTTGGCAACGGTGGGTTCGCACCGTTGGGCATGGCGGGCATCGCAACCGGCCTGCTCGCCATCATCACATCGTTCGGCGGCATTGAGATTGTGACGATTGCGGCCGCCGAAGCGGAAGACCCGCAGCGCGCCATGAGCAAGGCGATTCGCTCAGTACTGTGGCGCATCCTGGTGTTCTACGTCGGCTCGGTGATACTGCTGATCTGCCTGCTGCCGTGGAACTCGCCTGACATGGTGCTCAACCCGTTCGCAACGGTGCTGAACATGGCGGGTATCCCAGCTGTCGGCCGCATCATGGAAATCATCGTGTTCGTGGCCCTCGTCAGCGCTTTTTCAGCCAACGTCTACTCGTCGTCGCGTATGGCCTACTCGCTGTGCGCTCGCGGCATGGGCTCACCGTGGCTGCTGGGCGGGTCGGCAACTGCATCGGATTCGCCGGACGCACTCGCCCATGTGGTCACCGGCGATTCAAAGCGTGATCTTGAGGCCGTCATGGCGGAAGAGACTGCAGTCGGTGATATTGCACGAGGGCGAACCCCGCGCCGAGCCGTCAGCCTGTCAGTCATCCTCGCCCTGGTGTCGGTCGGTCTGAACTGGTGGCTGCCGGAGGCGATTCTGGGGATCCTGATCAACGCGATCGGCATGGTGCTGCTCATTGCGTGGGTCTTCATCATCATTTCGCAGATTCGTCTGCGCCCAATCCTGCGTGAAAATCATGACCTGCCGATCCGCATGCCCGGCTGGCCGTGGACGGGGTATCTGGCTCTGGCTGGCCTGGCCGTGATGGGTGTGCTCATGGCTCTGAGCCCCTCTGCGCGCCCGCAGCTGATCTCGATGCTCGGCTTGATGCTGATCATCATGGGGATCTACTGGATCCGCGAAAAACTGGCGCGGCGCTAG
- a CDS encoding SOS response-associated peptidase, producing MCGRFVLFGNDDDMQDLFELDQLLGLTVPSYNIAPTQPIRVIMEHYADRLVRVMTDATWGLVPSWAKPGFRPMINARAETVTEKPSFRGPVRHHRCLVPANGYYEWQGKQPWFLSADEGDPLMAFAGICDSWTCAILTRSAPDALGTIHDRTPLIVPRELWGAWLDPHLDRPDEVRSLIDAVPEPHLLPRRVGREVGSVKNNDPSLISPLERA from the coding sequence ATGTGCGGACGGTTCGTCCTGTTCGGTAACGACGACGACATGCAGGACCTCTTCGAACTCGACCAGCTGCTGGGGCTTACCGTTCCGTCCTACAACATTGCGCCCACTCAGCCAATCCGCGTCATCATGGAACACTACGCCGACCGCCTTGTCCGCGTGATGACCGATGCGACATGGGGGCTTGTGCCAAGTTGGGCCAAACCCGGTTTTCGCCCCATGATCAACGCGCGCGCCGAAACAGTCACGGAAAAGCCGTCCTTCCGCGGCCCCGTCCGGCACCACCGCTGCCTCGTTCCCGCGAACGGATACTACGAGTGGCAAGGCAAGCAGCCCTGGTTTTTGTCCGCCGACGAGGGCGACCCCCTCATGGCCTTTGCAGGCATCTGCGACAGCTGGACATGTGCGATCCTGACACGCAGCGCGCCGGACGCCCTCGGCACTATTCATGACCGCACGCCGCTGATCGTGCCCAGGGAATTGTGGGGAGCATGGCTCGACCCGCACCTGGACCGTCCGGATGAGGTGCGCTCACTGATTGACGCTGTTCCCGAGCCACACCTGTTGCCGCGCCGCGTGGGCCGGGAAGTCGGGTCGGTGAAGAATAACGACCCGTCGCTGATCTCACCACTTGAGCGCGCATGA
- a CDS encoding MFS transporter — protein sequence MTAISPERRQTPPWRFAIGMFGTSIPINVIKGSMLYFYVSVLGMDAAIYAAVYTVYGIIDAIDNPIFGYFSDRTRSRWGRRRPYLIVGALVLLIGMIALFWVPDAVVAAKTTSLVAWFATFAILSEAADSMINAAYGSLLPELFPQEKRRALANSLRQGFQLVAMIFSLGLTPLLARNILGCDVRDAACADPTVGYERLAVIYGVIAAAVIIFMALGIHERHGDVEEKRPTFLRSIRDIVTNRYFWTIGVVSALYGASMAMLMGGLQFYVDYALGGGALEATIMQGVVIFTSLGSLAIWTSIVRRRGAAWTWRLALPVCALTFVPLFFAHNLITGILCGICVAFGWSGMLATNDLIFARVLDEDARKTGIHREGIFLSAFGVLGRLNAIPTSIALLSLGWFFGYRSGEVPGPDPAMAWRVYMAIYPLVFMLIGTLISRFIRLPEADEA from the coding sequence GTGACCGCCATCTCACCTGAGCGTCGACAGACGCCGCCGTGGCGTTTCGCCATCGGCATGTTTGGCACATCGATTCCCATCAATGTCATCAAAGGGTCGATGCTGTATTTCTACGTGTCGGTCCTCGGTATGGATGCTGCCATCTACGCCGCCGTCTACACGGTCTACGGGATTATTGACGCCATCGACAACCCGATCTTCGGGTACTTCTCGGACCGCACGCGCTCCCGTTGGGGCAGGCGCCGTCCTTACCTCATCGTCGGTGCACTGGTGCTGCTGATCGGCATGATCGCACTGTTCTGGGTGCCTGACGCCGTCGTCGCGGCGAAGACAACATCGCTGGTCGCCTGGTTCGCCACGTTCGCCATCTTGTCCGAAGCGGCCGATTCCATGATCAACGCGGCCTACGGGTCGCTGCTGCCGGAACTGTTCCCGCAGGAAAAGCGACGCGCCCTCGCCAATTCGCTGCGACAGGGATTCCAGTTGGTCGCCATGATCTTCTCCCTCGGCCTTACCCCACTGCTGGCCCGCAACATCCTGGGATGTGACGTCAGGGATGCAGCGTGTGCTGATCCGACCGTGGGATACGAGCGCCTCGCCGTCATCTACGGTGTTATCGCCGCTGCAGTCATCATCTTCATGGCGCTGGGGATCCACGAACGCCACGGCGACGTCGAAGAAAAACGCCCGACGTTCCTGCGATCCATCCGCGACATCGTCACCAACCGCTACTTCTGGACGATCGGCGTGGTCTCAGCACTGTATGGCGCGTCGATGGCGATGCTCATGGGTGGTCTGCAGTTTTACGTGGACTACGCGCTGGGTGGCGGCGCGCTGGAAGCCACCATCATGCAAGGTGTCGTCATCTTCACGTCACTGGGATCACTCGCCATCTGGACCTCGATCGTGCGCAGACGCGGCGCGGCGTGGACATGGCGCCTGGCCCTGCCGGTATGCGCACTGACCTTTGTGCCACTGTTCTTTGCCCACAACCTCATCACCGGCATCCTGTGCGGAATCTGCGTGGCGTTCGGCTGGTCCGGTATGCTCGCCACCAACGACCTGATCTTCGCCCGCGTTCTTGACGAGGATGCCCGCAAGACTGGCATCCATCGCGAAGGGATCTTCCTGTCGGCATTCGGCGTGCTCGGCCGTCTCAATGCGATCCCGACCTCCATTGCGTTGCTGTCGCTGGGCTGGTTCTTCGGATATCGTTCCGGGGAGGTGCCCGGCCCTGACCCGGCGATGGCGTGGCGCGTCTACATGGCCATCTATCCGCTGGTATTCATGCTGATCGGCACGCTGATCTCGCGCTTCATTCGCCTTCCGGAAGCCGACGAAGCATGA
- a CDS encoding trimeric intracellular cation channel family protein, translating to MLHSLNDALPDIFRAIDLIGVVLNGVLGGRLARMKRFDIVGFGVLAVMSALAGGILRDVMLQVGPPAALTDPFYLAAALVGAIIAYMFTFDSRRWQIALAFADGTVLGCWAATGAAKTLEAGFGIMPALILGMTTAIGGGMIRDIAAGNTPMVFGGNNLYATPALVSSAIMVAFWNWHLDTIGMATAIIVGSAFTFLAFQRSWQLPRNSEWSLAHLWGRNRVETAAVTAEAAAQAATDALNQIREELDKEQ from the coding sequence GTGCTCCATTCGCTCAACGATGCGCTTCCCGACATTTTTCGCGCCATCGACCTGATCGGCGTGGTGCTCAACGGCGTTCTGGGTGGCCGCCTGGCACGCATGAAAAGGTTCGACATCGTCGGATTCGGCGTCCTCGCCGTGATGTCTGCGCTGGCCGGCGGTATTCTGCGTGACGTCATGCTGCAGGTTGGCCCGCCGGCAGCACTCACCGATCCGTTCTACCTGGCAGCGGCGCTGGTCGGAGCCATCATCGCCTACATGTTCACGTTTGATTCACGGCGCTGGCAGATCGCCCTCGCCTTTGCTGACGGGACGGTACTGGGCTGCTGGGCAGCAACCGGAGCCGCGAAAACACTCGAAGCAGGGTTCGGCATCATGCCGGCACTGATCCTCGGGATGACCACCGCAATCGGCGGCGGCATGATCCGGGACATCGCAGCGGGAAACACGCCGATGGTGTTCGGAGGAAACAACCTGTACGCCACGCCTGCACTGGTGTCCTCCGCGATCATGGTGGCCTTCTGGAACTGGCACCTCGACACCATCGGAATGGCGACCGCAATCATAGTCGGGTCAGCATTCACATTCCTTGCTTTCCAGCGCTCCTGGCAGCTGCCGCGCAACTCGGAATGGTCACTTGCACACCTGTGGGGCCGTAACCGCGTGGAAACCGCCGCTGTGACCGCTGAAGCTGCAGCTCAGGCAGCGACCGACGCGCTCAACCAGATCCGTGAAGAACTCGATAAGGAGCAATAA
- a CDS encoding HNH endonuclease family protein, translating to MRGRFSIGDFIIALAVIVLLAWVLWLFIPAPRVEAPAGPAGDQLRTLIVRSDEGAPDYNRDQFGQKWADEDHNGCDTRNDILARDLARPTFKPNTRDCVVLSGTLAEPYTGKVIEFQRGQDTSTLVQIDHVVALADAWRSGAWQWDTARRQAFANDPDNLLAVDGQANQDKMAASADQWLPPDRSFRCEYVTRQIAVKAKWKLTVTRAEHDAMAHALAHC from the coding sequence GTGCGTGGGCGATTCAGCATCGGCGATTTCATCATCGCGCTGGCAGTCATTGTGCTGCTGGCGTGGGTGTTGTGGCTGTTCATACCCGCCCCACGAGTCGAAGCTCCCGCCGGTCCCGCCGGTGACCAGCTTCGCACACTGATCGTACGCAGTGACGAGGGCGCCCCTGACTACAACCGGGACCAGTTTGGTCAGAAGTGGGCCGATGAGGACCATAACGGGTGCGACACTCGTAACGACATTCTGGCCCGTGACCTCGCGCGGCCAACGTTCAAGCCGAATACTCGCGACTGTGTGGTGCTCAGCGGAACACTGGCAGAACCCTACACGGGCAAGGTCATCGAATTTCAGCGAGGTCAGGACACGTCGACACTGGTGCAGATCGATCACGTCGTGGCGCTTGCCGACGCATGGAGATCGGGAGCCTGGCAATGGGACACAGCCCGCAGGCAGGCCTTCGCCAACGACCCGGACAATCTCCTGGCAGTTGACGGACAGGCCAACCAGGACAAGATGGCTGCTTCAGCTGATCAGTGGCTGCCACCTGACCGCAGTTTCCGCTGCGAATACGTGACGCGGCAGATCGCGGTGAAAGCCAAGTGGAAACTCACGGTGACCAGAGCGGAACACGATGCAATGGCACATGCGCTCGCACACTGTTAG
- a CDS encoding YtxH domain-containing protein has product MGMKIGLALGLGVGYVLGTRAGRERYEKIKAAAHKLREQPFVSRPLDNAGQRVSEAVRTGGERVTDKVADAVKERLFGTPTSTYEYVDVEVEEE; this is encoded by the coding sequence ATGGGAATGAAAATTGGACTCGCCCTCGGACTGGGAGTGGGGTACGTCCTCGGAACACGAGCCGGACGTGAACGCTACGAGAAGATCAAAGCCGCAGCGCACAAGCTTCGTGAACAGCCCTTCGTGTCGCGTCCCCTCGACAATGCCGGCCAGCGGGTATCCGAAGCGGTGCGCACCGGCGGCGAACGTGTAACCGACAAAGTTGCCGATGCTGTGAAGGAACGCCTTTTCGGCACACCGACCAGCACCTACGAATATGTCGACGTCGAGGTGGAAGAAGAATAA
- a CDS encoding alpha-mannosidase, translated as MFDESSRTRRQVSRVLRDWLTPGVTIERADLTLTAWEVPDEPVPFDEAVTQEYSDISLPYAWSHPWGTTWFHVSGRVPQEWNQASDQRRHEIIVDLGFSDAGPGFQAEGAAYRPDGTMIKALEPLNRYIPIEAAPGEEFELFIEAAANPNVIEGDWVTPPTMGSKETAGTESIYTMTTCELRAIDTTVEALQADLTVLNDLVTVVDSPRREQIIRGLDRALDALDYDDLSGSAHEARQMLSDVLSAPASASATTAYAIGHAHIDSAWLWPLRETRRKVARTWSNVLHLMDVDPDVMFAASSAQQYQWLRDEHPDVFARLRQRVAEGRWVVVGGQWIESDPYMIGGEAMVRQFLEGQRFFQREFGVMPEHVWLPDSFGYSAALPTIARHMGMKWMLTQKLSWNETNTFPHHTLWWEGIDGSRIFTHFPPVDTYNSTLSPTELHHAESTFRDNGGASKTLVPFGYGDGGGGPTREMLANAHRQKDLEGSPRVRIASPTDFFVDAQAEYPDAPTWVGELYLENHRGVLTSQARTKRGNRRCEHLLREAEYWWTQAAVRTGADYPYDELHEIWQEVLLLQFHDILPGSSIAWVHREAEETFERLMERLNTLINDALSIVAGNGETPLTANASSAEQRGVSAGVIGRVSAQAPSSITVDEGDDGWQISNGVLNVHVTRDGLIDSLVDARRNREVVPAGQVLGRLNAYRDIPVDWDAWNIDGDYRRHPNPIDSVDALDVREEDGAAVVTCERSWGTSTFVQTMRIAPDSATVDFTTEVEWHERRRMLKLELPVDVLTTTAQSEIQCGHITRPIHENTSWEHARFETVGLRWVRVAEDDFGVAVANDRTYGHSFVRMRSDEGRPFVQIGESLLRAPMAPDPDADQGHHVLRTSLTVGAEIDDAIAQGQRMNLPVREVRGDHDVPALVTLDSGHALIEAVKLADDESGDVIVRFHETRGGRTTARFSVDIPDLASIGLVDGLERECEDEADLRADESGFDVDLKPFELVTVRMHRN; from the coding sequence ATGTTCGATGAAAGTTCACGCACCCGCCGCCAGGTGTCACGCGTACTGCGCGACTGGCTCACCCCGGGTGTCACGATCGAACGAGCAGATCTGACCCTTACCGCATGGGAAGTGCCCGACGAACCCGTCCCCTTCGACGAGGCAGTCACACAGGAATACTCCGACATCAGCCTGCCCTACGCATGGTCGCACCCCTGGGGCACGACATGGTTCCACGTCAGCGGACGCGTACCACAGGAATGGAACCAGGCCTCCGATCAGCGCCGCCACGAAATCATCGTTGACCTGGGATTTTCCGACGCCGGCCCCGGTTTCCAGGCAGAAGGCGCAGCATATCGGCCAGACGGCACGATGATTAAGGCGCTCGAACCACTCAACCGTTACATTCCGATCGAGGCAGCGCCCGGTGAAGAATTCGAGCTCTTCATCGAAGCGGCCGCCAACCCGAATGTCATCGAAGGTGACTGGGTGACACCACCGACGATGGGCTCGAAAGAAACAGCCGGCACAGAGTCGATCTACACAATGACTACGTGCGAACTGCGCGCCATCGACACCACGGTTGAAGCACTCCAGGCTGACCTGACCGTGCTGAATGACCTCGTGACCGTCGTCGACTCACCCAGGCGCGAACAGATCATCCGCGGACTTGACCGCGCGTTGGACGCCCTCGACTATGACGATCTTTCGGGCAGCGCACACGAGGCGAGGCAGATGCTCAGCGATGTTTTGAGCGCTCCGGCCTCCGCGTCAGCGACCACCGCATACGCGATCGGACATGCGCATATCGATTCGGCGTGGCTGTGGCCGCTGCGAGAGACGCGACGCAAAGTGGCGCGCACGTGGTCGAATGTCCTGCACCTGATGGACGTCGACCCCGACGTCATGTTCGCCGCCTCCTCAGCCCAGCAGTATCAGTGGCTGCGTGACGAGCACCCTGACGTGTTCGCGCGCCTGCGTCAGCGCGTTGCCGAAGGCAGGTGGGTAGTCGTCGGAGGCCAGTGGATCGAATCCGACCCGTACATGATCGGCGGGGAGGCAATGGTTCGACAGTTCCTGGAAGGCCAGCGATTCTTCCAGCGCGAATTCGGCGTCATGCCCGAACACGTGTGGCTGCCGGACTCCTTCGGATACTCGGCAGCACTGCCGACCATCGCACGGCACATGGGTATGAAATGGATGCTCACGCAGAAGCTGTCGTGGAATGAGACGAACACGTTCCCGCATCACACCCTGTGGTGGGAAGGAATCGACGGGTCGCGTATCTTCACGCACTTTCCACCCGTTGACACCTACAACTCCACGCTCAGCCCGACCGAACTGCATCACGCTGAAAGCACATTCCGCGACAACGGCGGAGCATCCAAGACGCTGGTGCCGTTCGGCTACGGTGACGGCGGCGGCGGCCCGACCAGGGAAATGCTGGCCAACGCGCACAGGCAAAAAGACCTGGAAGGCTCCCCGCGCGTGCGCATCGCCTCACCGACCGACTTTTTTGTCGACGCGCAGGCCGAATATCCCGATGCGCCGACGTGGGTGGGCGAACTGTACCTGGAGAACCATCGCGGCGTGCTCACCTCGCAGGCGCGCACCAAGCGTGGGAACCGACGCTGCGAGCATCTGCTGCGCGAGGCCGAATACTGGTGGACGCAGGCAGCGGTGCGCACCGGTGCCGACTACCCCTACGATGAGCTGCACGAGATCTGGCAGGAAGTCCTCCTGCTGCAATTCCATGACATCCTGCCCGGATCCTCAATCGCGTGGGTCCACCGCGAAGCTGAAGAAACCTTCGAGCGCCTCATGGAGCGCCTGAACACCCTGATCAATGACGCGCTCAGCATTGTTGCCGGCAACGGTGAGACCCCGCTCACCGCGAACGCCTCGTCCGCCGAGCAGCGTGGCGTGAGTGCTGGAGTGATCGGACGCGTCAGCGCGCAGGCTCCCTCGTCCATCACCGTTGACGAGGGCGACGACGGCTGGCAGATCTCGAACGGCGTGCTGAACGTACATGTCACGCGGGACGGTTTGATTGACTCGTTGGTGGATGCGCGCCGTAATCGTGAGGTTGTGCCGGCAGGACAGGTGCTCGGCAGACTCAACGCGTACCGCGACATTCCGGTGGACTGGGATGCGTGGAATATCGACGGTGATTACCGTCGCCACCCGAACCCGATTGACTCGGTGGACGCTCTGGATGTGCGTGAAGAAGACGGTGCTGCCGTCGTGACGTGTGAGCGGTCCTGGGGCACGTCGACGTTCGTTCAGACGATGCGCATCGCGCCCGATTCTGCGACGGTTGATTTCACGACTGAAGTCGAGTGGCATGAGCGCCGACGGATGCTCAAACTGGAGTTGCCGGTGGACGTGCTGACCACAACCGCCCAATCCGAAATTCAGTGCGGACATATCACGCGCCCCATTCACGAGAACACGTCGTGGGAGCACGCGCGCTTTGAAACTGTGGGACTGCGGTGGGTGCGCGTGGCAGAAGATGACTTCGGCGTGGCCGTGGCCAACGACCGCACCTATGGGCACTCGTTCGTACGCATGCGCAGTGACGAGGGCAGGCCGTTCGTACAGATCGGTGAGTCACTGCTGCGCGCGCCGATGGCTCCGGATCCGGATGCCGATCAGGGCCACCACGTCCTGCGCACCTCCCTGACCGTCGGAGCTGAGATTGACGATGCGATCGCGCAAGGACAGCGCATGAACCTGCCGGTGCGCGAAGTGCGAGGCGACCATGACGTGCCGGCACTGGTGACACTGGACAGCGGGCATGCCCTGATTGAGGCAGTCAAGCTGGCTGATGACGAATCCGGTGACGTGATCGTGCGCTTCCATGAAACAAGAGGCGGGCGCACCACGGCGCGATTCAGTGTCGATATTCCCGACCTGGCGTCGATTGGCCTGGTGGATGGACTGGAGCGCGAGTGCGAGGACGAGGCTGACCTTCGCGCCGATGAAAGCGGCTTCGACGTTGATCTCAAGCCATTCGAACTGGTGACAGTTCGTATGCATCGCAACTAA
- a CDS encoding VIT1/CCC1 transporter family protein produces the protein MEQATYRHLAARRKDGDSQVLNALADAEERHEKHWLDLLGPHAYPEPRPSFRARARAFLARMFGTIFVLAMAQRSEQRTAYDQDDDATAQMAADEHIHGEVIRGLTARSRQSLAGTFRAAVFGANDGLVSNLALILGIAATGVSSRIVLVTGISGLLAGALSMAAGEWVSVSSQRELLDASRPDSQAHQSVPALDVDANELALVFRARGETPEDAAEHAHRVFQQVAAHPSGQSGPIAVRTALSGNDSGGAGEEVGTPWRAAISSFIFFAAGAFIPLIPYIFAADGLLAVVIAAVLVGISLLLTGGMVGVLSGQDPMPRAFRQLAIGFGAAAVTYALGWLFGTTAL, from the coding sequence ATGGAACAGGCGACCTACCGCCATCTCGCCGCTCGCCGAAAAGACGGCGACAGCCAGGTGCTGAACGCACTGGCAGACGCGGAAGAACGTCACGAAAAACACTGGCTCGACCTGCTTGGCCCTCATGCCTACCCTGAACCCAGGCCTTCGTTTCGCGCCCGGGCACGCGCATTTCTCGCACGCATGTTCGGAACAATCTTCGTTCTCGCGATGGCTCAACGATCCGAACAACGCACGGCGTACGACCAGGACGACGACGCGACCGCGCAGATGGCAGCCGACGAACACATACATGGCGAAGTGATCCGAGGCCTGACCGCACGATCGCGCCAGTCTCTGGCCGGCACGTTCCGCGCGGCAGTGTTCGGTGCCAACGACGGCCTCGTGTCCAATCTGGCGTTGATCCTGGGCATTGCGGCAACCGGCGTGAGCTCCAGGATTGTCCTCGTCACCGGCATCTCCGGCCTGCTCGCCGGCGCCCTCTCAATGGCAGCAGGGGAATGGGTCAGCGTGTCCAGTCAGCGTGAACTGCTCGACGCATCCCGGCCCGACTCACAGGCCCACCAGTCAGTGCCCGCCCTCGACGTGGATGCGAACGAACTGGCGCTGGTGTTCCGCGCTCGCGGCGAAACGCCTGAAGATGCAGCCGAACACGCGCACCGCGTCTTCCAGCAAGTCGCCGCCCATCCATCAGGCCAATCCGGACCGATCGCCGTGCGCACAGCGCTCAGTGGCAACGACTCTGGCGGTGCCGGTGAAGAAGTGGGGACCCCGTGGCGCGCGGCAATCAGCTCTTTCATCTTCTTTGCCGCTGGCGCGTTCATCCCGCTGATTCCGTATATTTTCGCGGCCGATGGCCTGCTCGCCGTCGTTATTGCCGCCGTGCTGGTGGGAATTTCGCTGCTGCTGACCGGCGGAATGGTGGGTGTGCTTTCTGGTCAGGACCCCATGCCTCGCGCATTCAGACAGTTGGCAATCGGATTTGGAGCAGCCGCCGTGACATACGCTCTGGGCTGGTTGTTCGGTACAACAGCACTTTAA